From Oncorhynchus mykiss isolate Arlee chromosome 6, USDA_OmykA_1.1, whole genome shotgun sequence, the proteins below share one genomic window:
- the LOC110525568 gene encoding TBC1 domain family member 10A encodes MAKIGNGRQSADSRSIRTISSSHMDDESSLGSDSEMNGFTNDRHTDKYGFIGGAQQYSEESAQDVPPEVLRQREVKWLDMLSNWDKWMVKRHKKVRLRCQKGIPPSLRGRAWLYLSGGKVKREQNRGKFEELDSQAGDPKELDVIEKDLHRQFPFHEMFVSRGGHGQKDLFRVLKAYTLYRPEEGYCQAQAPIAAVLLMHMPAEDAFWGLVQICEKYLPGYYSAGLEAIQLDGEILYALMRRVSPITYRHLEKHKIEPILYMTEWFMCAFSRTLPWASVLRVWDMFLCDGVKIIFRVGLVLLKCMLGTREKLNACQGQYETMELLRAIEPRYMQEGFLVREVLDVPISERDVESEHHVQLKRWRKNRGELHWKSPPRMHGARAIMASEPPSRQDLRQNPTIIVESPLPAPQLQKGEKKGKEEKKSIKKGSMKKTPPPVTEIPNPYNLPGDPKLPLRDPQLPLRYPLPQLPLRDPQPTLRDSPVQKLLVNDTHLPNTPKDSHLPQQPALNDQPALNDQPVFNDQSLLKESPLQMSRQSLSSTEADHQDTYL; translated from the exons ATGGCTAAAATAGGGAATGGTCGCCAGTCGGCCGACTCGAGAAGTATTAGGACCATTAGTAGCAGTCATATGGACGACGAGAGCTCCCTTGGCTCAGACTCCGAGATGAACGGCTTTACCAACGACAGGCACACTGATAAATATGGATTTATTGGAGGGGCGCAACAGTATTCAGAAGAATC ggCTCAGGATGTCCCTCCAGAGGTGCTGAGGCAGCGAGAGGTCAAGTGGCTAGACATGCTGAGCAACTGGGACAAATGGATGGTCAAGAGACACAAAAAG GTGAGACTGCGGTGCCAGAAAGGAATCCCTCCCTCACTGCGAGGCCGTGCTTGGCTCTACCTGTCAGGAGGAAAAGTGAAGAGGGAACAGAACCGGGGGAAGTTCGAG GAGCTGGACAGTCAGGCTGGAGACCCAAAAGAGCTGGATGTGATTGAGAAAGACCTGCACAGACAGTTCCCCTTCCATGAGATGTTTGTATCACGAGGGGGCCACGG ACAGAAGGACCTGTTCCGTGTTCTGAAGGCCTACACGCTGTACAGGCCAGAGGAAGGCTACTGTCAAGCCCAGGCCCCCATTGctgctgtgctgctcatgcacaTGCCTGCTGAG GATGCATTCTGGGGGCTGGTCCAAATTTGTGAGAAGTACCTCCCTGGATACTACAGTGCAGGGCTG gaggccatCCAGTTAGATGGAGAGATCCTGTATGCTTTGATGCGGCGTGTCTCCCCCATAACCTACCGCCACCTGGAGAAACATAAAATAGAGCCCATTCTCTACATGACAGAGTGGTTCATGTGTGCCTTCTCCCGCACCCTGCCCTGGGCCTCAGTTCTCCGTGTCTGGGACATGTTCCTCTGTGACG GTGTAAAGATAATTTTCCGGGTGGGCCTGGTGCTGCTGAAGTGCATGCTGGGTACCCGTGAGAAGCTGAATGCGTGTCAGGGCCAGTATGAGACCATGGAGCTGCTGAGGGCCATAGAGCCACGCTACATGCAGGAGGGCTTCCTCGTCCGGGAG GTTCTGGATGTGCCCATCTCAGAGCGGGACGTTGAGAGCGAGCACCATGTTCAGCTGAAGCGCTGGAGGAAGAACCGCGGTGAGCTGCACTGGAAGTCTCCTCCCAGAATGCACGGTGCCAGGGCTATCATGGCCTCGGAGCCTCCCAGTCGCCAGGACCTTCGTCAGAACCCCACCATCATCGTCGAGTCGCCCCTGCCTGCCCCTCAGCTGcagaagggagagaagaagggcaaagaggagaagaagagcatTAAGAAAGGAAGTATGAAGAAAACCCCTCCTCCTGTCACGGAGATCCCCAACCCTTATAATTTACCTGGTGACCCTAAGCTTCCACTCAGAGATCCTCAGCTTCCACTCAGATATCCTCTGCCTCAGCTTCCACTCAGAGATCCTCAGCCTACTCTGAGAGACTCACCAGTACAGAAGCTCCTCGTCAATGACACACACCTCCCAAacacacctaaagactctcaccTACCCCAACAACCAGCCCTTAATGACCAACCAGCCCTCAACGACCAACCAGTCTTTAACGACCAGTCTCTTCTCAAAGAGTCGCCCCTCCAGATGTCCAGACAGAGCCTGAGTAGCACAGAGGCAGATCATCAGGACACATACCTGTAG